The following coding sequences are from one Candidatus Atribacteria bacterium window:
- a CDS encoding IS110 family transposase yields the protein MTKKFQALQIKRQFISDKIIIGIDPAKNKHQAAIINHYGLPITNSFTFANSKQGYLKLLKKVRQQTEKSNNKNIVFSIETSCNLWCTLSYFLKSSGYDVLLVSPLTTKNSRPMLNHDFSRTDPKDALIIAGSARDGYFDFYRDYSSDIKAMHNLSIAYDKLRKNYVQQRNRIHSLMDRVFPEFYKVLNLDTRTGQYLLGKYFLPSDFINMDVDEETKTIEKISHKNHGREILEHLKELAAESIGIPMEENEALAERLILNTWLAMLVTIEEKMKQIISEIINIAKQTPYFKIITSLRGISDNLAALFIAEMRDLSLYKHYKQIEKYAGYNLRQSQSGNYVGPRHINHIGNRRLSWILYRMTEETVKYVPEVRVKFVKRQLHRCSYRKNIIASSGNLLRLIMSMVKDKRCYEYLDNGCFERLHELEKKYKRMVELKKRRFEKVA from the coding sequence ATGACTAAAAAATTTCAAGCTTTGCAAATCAAAAGGCAGTTTATATCGGATAAAATTATCATCGGCATTGACCCGGCCAAAAACAAACACCAGGCCGCCATTATAAATCACTATGGCCTGCCTATCACAAATTCTTTTACTTTTGCCAATAGTAAACAGGGTTATTTAAAACTCTTAAAAAAAGTAAGACAGCAAACAGAAAAAAGCAATAATAAAAATATTGTTTTCTCCATTGAGACATCTTGTAATCTTTGGTGCACCTTAAGCTATTTTCTAAAATCATCCGGATATGATGTTTTACTGGTCAGCCCTTTAACCACTAAAAATTCTCGCCCCATGCTTAATCATGATTTTTCACGCACGGATCCTAAAGATGCCCTTATAATAGCCGGCAGCGCCAGGGATGGATATTTTGATTTTTACCGGGATTACAGCAGTGATATAAAGGCTATGCATAATTTAAGTATTGCCTATGATAAACTGCGCAAGAATTATGTTCAGCAGCGCAACAGGATACATTCATTAATGGACCGGGTATTTCCTGAATTTTATAAAGTATTAAACCTGGATACACGTACCGGACAGTACCTTTTAGGTAAGTATTTTCTGCCATCAGATTTTATAAATATGGACGTCGATGAAGAAACGAAAACCATAGAAAAAATATCCCATAAAAATCATGGCAGAGAAATACTTGAGCATTTAAAAGAACTGGCAGCGGAAAGCATCGGCATCCCTATGGAAGAAAACGAAGCTTTGGCCGAGCGTTTAATATTAAATACCTGGCTGGCCATGCTTGTTACCATAGAAGAGAAAATGAAACAAATTATCAGTGAAATAATCAACATAGCCAAACAGACGCCCTATTTTAAGATTATTACCTCCCTCAGGGGTATATCCGATAATTTAGCTGCTCTGTTTATTGCCGAGATGCGTGATTTAAGTTTATATAAACACTATAAACAGATAGAAAAATATGCCGGCTATAACCTGCGACAATCACAATCGGGCAACTATGTTGGCCCCAGGCATATCAATCACATCGGCAACAGACGTTTATCGTGGATACTATACAGAATGACCGAGGAAACGGTAAAATATGTACCGGAAGTAAGAGTCAAGTTTGTAAAGCGTCAGTTGCACAGGTGCAGCTATCGTAAAAATATCATTGCTTCATCGGGTAATCTGCTGAGATTAATCATGTCCATGGTAAAAGATAAACGATGTTACGAATATCTGGATAACGGTTGTT